One segment of Synechococcus sp. A15-24 DNA contains the following:
- a CDS encoding glycosyl transferase has protein sequence MDFQQSLITTVHDYSLGNLDAVAFNRELSQRPTTLLIPCLMEEFSRPALALIRDTLSSLKGLNRLVIALAAESAEDVAHAEAFFAGMPFPVQVHWTNGPAVKDLLESMGALGLEVTGPPGKGWAVWQGLGVACQDAEVVGLFDADIRTFGSAYPERMLRPLLDRSHGIAYVKAFYSRLSLETQALQGRATRLFVGPLLVSLEQIFGPLPYLRYLQSFRYPLAGEFAFTTDLAMNLRIPSDWGLEMGLLSEVFRHVATSRIAQVDLGLFDHKHKGLGSKPSEGLQRMAGEIFGTVLRSLMEHEGAVISMDQIPTLEVLYRRVGEDRVRQFGIDSAINRLPYNRHGEELAVHSFAELLRPGLSRLMESPVAHQLPSWSRLKSCNPSLQGDLSAAGQMDRTTSRTLPQSQPLRRPNHKPRSSTSELVA, from the coding sequence ATGGATTTTCAGCAGAGCCTGATCACCACGGTTCATGACTACAGCCTGGGCAACCTGGATGCTGTTGCCTTCAACCGCGAGCTGAGCCAGCGGCCGACGACGCTGCTGATCCCCTGTCTGATGGAGGAGTTCAGCCGTCCAGCACTGGCGCTGATCCGCGACACTCTGTCGTCATTGAAAGGCCTCAATCGCCTCGTCATTGCTCTGGCCGCTGAAAGCGCGGAGGACGTAGCCCATGCCGAAGCCTTCTTCGCCGGCATGCCCTTTCCCGTTCAGGTGCACTGGACCAATGGCCCAGCCGTGAAGGACTTGCTTGAGTCCATGGGCGCCCTGGGACTCGAGGTCACCGGTCCCCCCGGCAAGGGCTGGGCGGTCTGGCAAGGGCTTGGGGTGGCCTGTCAGGACGCCGAAGTGGTGGGCCTGTTTGACGCCGACATCCGCACCTTCGGCTCGGCATACCCGGAGCGGATGTTGCGTCCACTGCTGGATCGCTCCCACGGCATCGCCTACGTCAAGGCCTTCTACAGCCGGCTATCGCTGGAAACCCAGGCGCTGCAGGGTCGGGCCACCCGCCTGTTCGTCGGTCCTCTGCTGGTCAGCCTCGAACAGATCTTTGGCCCACTGCCGTACCTGCGCTATCTGCAGTCTTTTCGCTACCCCTTGGCTGGTGAATTCGCCTTCACCACCGATCTGGCGATGAATCTGCGCATCCCCTCCGATTGGGGCCTGGAGATGGGGTTGCTCTCGGAGGTATTCCGTCATGTCGCCACCAGTCGCATTGCCCAGGTGGATCTGGGGCTGTTTGATCACAAGCACAAAGGACTCGGAAGCAAACCCAGTGAGGGGTTGCAACGCATGGCCGGTGAAATCTTCGGAACCGTTTTGCGCAGCTTGATGGAGCACGAGGGCGCCGTGATCTCGATGGATCAGATTCCCACCCTTGAGGTGCTCTACCGACGCGTCGGTGAGGATCGGGTGCGCCAATTCGGCATTGATTCGGCGATCAACCGGCTCCCCTATAACCGCCATGGAGAAGAACTGGCTGTGCACAGTTTTGCTGAACTGCTGCGGCCAGGACTCTCCCGCCTAATGGAGTCTCCAGTTGCTCATCAGCTCCCCAGTTGGTCACGACTGAAAAGCTGCAATCCTTCACTTCAAGGCGACCTAAGTGCAGCAGGTCAAATGGATCGCACTACATCTCGAACATTGCCCCAGTCTCAACCATTGCGTCGACCCAATCACAAACCCAGATCATCAACATCTGAGCTTGTTGCCTGA